Proteins encoded in a region of the Deinococcus malanensis genome:
- a CDS encoding CHASE domain-containing protein, giving the protein MTGDRSARERLWVQWGPVSMLLAVIGLSLVLAVVASRYVAIEQRTRFQRAAGTHTQALREQLSHYEDLLLATRATLTLRPDLMPQADFASYARRLNLIERYPGVQALGFNVWIPDGQVAPVLAELRRKVRPEVTIRRNSPAPLALAPISVIAPPTSENLRVLGFDMYSEATRRDAFDRARRLGGMQATRPVQLVQRDNRGRSLQGFLLVLPVWDSSLEQLDGGREKLRGYVYLAVRTDEFLSSLEQTGVPGQLVARVTLGAQSMGRPVQIARPAFRKVQELSVAGQPWTVQYAATGNFGRGLSSALPMISVVLGLLIGGLSYWLTQAQVSGRRRAEALNQTLAQARTQQAQARAEFEAIFQSMQDAAVFTDPSGHIRRVNRAMGTLFRQPLQQLMGEPLAKLHLDRRLESRSTFQALTTPYRREDGTVFSGETQRSEVRSEDGELLGALEVLRDVTDRLESERALQVAQRRAGEILDSIPHVLWVSDPGGEVSYLNAQYRGRFGRAPLRVHLDPQDHDSYDGLWRRAHALGGAAQSEVRLRVGDVSRWHVLRVNPVRNERGEIAEWVASATDIHDRLVAERLAQRNEQRYRGVLEGMPQIVWLTDAHGTPTYFNRRWAEYVGPERAIQGFLQLVHPNDRAEYQARWAAAVEAQQPFEAEHRLLGADGRYRTFVTRGSLVLDAAGHVIEWVGTTTDVDDPVFAETAARLLASVTEKLSAVPGSRHRLRALRYREALDLLTERFAESAAVWTVPEEPLAVSRAMPGWSQGPLQEVSTAQVRLALDTGEAQVLADHALLHEAGVSEALLLPLLARDGTRFGVLGMTFRQPLQDRDHELATDLAQRFAAAMENDALRDHALDAQRDLELLNQSLEDRVQRRTRELEATARELEAFSYSVSHDLRTPLRHIVGFADLLRKDLGGHLSPKSARYLNVISEASTRMSQLIDDLLAFSRMGRQELRSVPVDLTGLLRTSWHGLEPDRQGRDIQFSLGELPTVPGDPALLGLVFTNLLSNAIKYTRTRPQGVIEVAGRVEGGQVTVQVRDNGVGFDMRYADKLFGVFQRLHRAEEFEGIGIGLANVRRIVTRHGGEVTAESQPDEGATFTVTLPLERPDDD; this is encoded by the coding sequence GTGACGGGAGACCGCTCGGCCCGCGAGCGGCTCTGGGTGCAATGGGGTCCGGTCTCGATGCTGCTGGCCGTGATCGGTCTTTCGCTGGTCCTGGCGGTCGTGGCGTCGCGGTACGTGGCCATCGAGCAGCGCACCCGCTTTCAGCGGGCGGCGGGCACCCATACCCAGGCCCTGAGGGAACAGCTGAGTCATTACGAGGATCTGCTGCTGGCCACGCGTGCGACCCTGACCCTGCGTCCGGACCTGATGCCGCAGGCAGATTTCGCCAGCTACGCACGGCGTCTGAACCTGATAGAGCGGTATCCGGGGGTTCAGGCCCTGGGCTTCAACGTGTGGATCCCCGACGGTCAGGTGGCGCCGGTGCTCGCTGAACTGCGGCGCAAGGTCCGTCCGGAGGTGACGATCCGCCGCAACAGCCCGGCGCCGCTGGCCCTGGCGCCGATCAGCGTGATTGCCCCTCCCACCAGCGAGAACCTGCGTGTCCTGGGCTTCGATATGTACAGCGAAGCGACGCGGCGCGACGCATTCGACCGGGCGCGGCGCCTGGGCGGCATGCAGGCCACACGCCCGGTGCAACTGGTTCAGCGGGACAACCGTGGGCGGAGCCTGCAGGGATTTCTGCTCGTGCTGCCGGTCTGGGACAGCAGCCTCGAACAGCTGGACGGTGGCCGGGAGAAACTGCGGGGTTACGTCTACCTGGCCGTCCGAACCGACGAATTTCTGTCTTCACTGGAACAGACCGGTGTGCCGGGTCAGCTTGTGGCCCGGGTGACGCTGGGCGCTCAGTCTATGGGCCGGCCTGTCCAGATTGCACGGCCGGCCTTCCGGAAAGTTCAGGAGCTGTCCGTTGCCGGGCAGCCCTGGACCGTGCAGTACGCGGCCACCGGAAACTTCGGCCGGGGCCTTTCGAGTGCCTTGCCGATGATCTCGGTGGTCCTGGGCCTGCTGATCGGTGGCCTGTCGTACTGGTTGACGCAGGCGCAGGTCAGTGGACGGCGCCGGGCTGAGGCACTCAACCAGACCCTCGCGCAGGCCCGCACCCAGCAGGCCCAGGCGCGCGCGGAGTTCGAGGCCATCTTCCAGTCCATGCAGGACGCCGCTGTGTTTACCGATCCCAGCGGACATATCCGGCGCGTGAACCGCGCGATGGGGACCCTGTTCCGTCAGCCTCTTCAGCAACTGATGGGAGAGCCGCTGGCCAAGCTGCATCTGGACCGGCGTCTGGAAAGCCGCTCCACGTTCCAGGCCCTGACCACACCGTACCGCCGGGAGGACGGGACCGTTTTTTCCGGAGAAACCCAGCGCAGCGAGGTCCGGTCCGAAGACGGTGAACTGCTGGGCGCTCTTGAAGTTTTGCGCGATGTGACCGACCGGCTGGAGTCCGAGCGCGCCCTGCAGGTGGCGCAGCGCCGTGCCGGCGAGATCCTGGACTCGATTCCGCACGTGCTGTGGGTGAGTGACCCCGGGGGCGAGGTGAGCTACCTGAATGCCCAGTACCGCGGGCGCTTCGGCAGGGCGCCGCTCCGGGTTCATCTGGACCCTCAGGACCACGACAGCTACGACGGGCTATGGCGCCGGGCCCATGCACTGGGCGGGGCGGCGCAGAGTGAGGTCCGGCTGCGGGTCGGTGACGTCAGCCGCTGGCATGTGCTTCGCGTCAACCCCGTGCGTAACGAGCGCGGTGAGATCGCGGAGTGGGTGGCCAGTGCCACGGACATCCACGACCGACTGGTGGCCGAGCGTCTGGCCCAGCGCAACGAGCAGCGGTACCGCGGCGTGCTGGAGGGCATGCCGCAGATCGTCTGGCTGACCGACGCGCACGGCACGCCGACCTATTTCAACCGGCGCTGGGCCGAGTACGTGGGGCCCGAGCGTGCGATCCAGGGCTTCTTACAGCTGGTGCATCCCAATGACCGGGCCGAGTATCAGGCGCGTTGGGCGGCGGCAGTTGAGGCCCAGCAGCCTTTTGAGGCGGAACATCGACTGCTGGGAGCCGACGGGCGGTACCGCACCTTCGTGACGCGTGGGTCCCTGGTGCTGGACGCAGCAGGACACGTCATCGAGTGGGTGGGAACCACCACCGACGTGGACGACCCGGTGTTTGCCGAGACGGCCGCGCGCCTGCTGGCCAGCGTGACCGAGAAGCTCTCAGCCGTTCCTGGAAGCCGTCACAGGTTGCGTGCCCTTCGCTACCGCGAGGCGCTTGACCTGCTGACCGAGCGGTTCGCGGAGTCCGCGGCTGTGTGGACGGTACCGGAAGAGCCACTGGCCGTGTCGCGGGCCATGCCTGGCTGGAGCCAGGGTCCTCTGCAGGAGGTGTCCACGGCGCAGGTCCGACTGGCCCTGGATACCGGGGAGGCTCAGGTCCTCGCCGATCATGCTCTGCTCCATGAGGCCGGTGTGTCGGAGGCCCTGCTGCTTCCATTGCTGGCCCGCGACGGAACCCGTTTTGGCGTGCTGGGCATGACGTTCCGCCAGCCACTCCAGGACCGCGACCACGAACTGGCCACTGATCTGGCGCAGCGCTTTGCTGCGGCCATGGAAAACGACGCGCTGCGCGACCATGCACTGGACGCTCAGCGCGACCTGGAACTGCTCAACCAGTCCCTGGAAGACCGGGTGCAGCGCCGTACCCGGGAACTGGAAGCCACCGCCCGCGAACTGGAGGCGTTCAGCTACAGCGTGTCACACGACCTGCGTACGCCGCTGCGGCACATCGTGGGCTTTGCCGACCTGTTGCGAAAGGATCTGGGTGGCCACCTGAGCCCCAAGAGTGCGCGCTACCTGAATGTGATCTCCGAGGCCAGCACCCGAATGAGTCAGCTGATCGACGACCTGCTGGCCTTCTCGCGGATGGGCCGCCAGGAGCTGAGAAGTGTACCGGTGGACCTTACCGGCCTTCTGCGCACCAGCTGGCATGGGCTAGAACCCGACCGTCAGGGCCGCGATATTCAGTTCAGCCTCGGTGAACTGCCTACAGTGCCAGGGGACCCGGCCCTCCTGGGGCTGGTATTTACCAACCTGCTGAGCAATGCCATCAAGTACACCCGCACCCGTCCGCAGGGTGTCATTGAGGTGGCCGGCCGTGTCGAGGGTGGGCAGGTCACGGTCCAGGTCCGGGACAACGGCGTGGGCTTCGACATGCGTTACGCGGATAAACTGTTTGGTGTGTTTCAAAGACTGCATCGCGCCGAGGAATTTGAGGGCATCGGGATTGGCCTTGCTAACGTCAGGCGCATCGTGACACGGCACGGTGGGGAGGTGACCGCCGAGAGTCAGCCGGACGAGGGCGCCACCTTTACTGTTACGCTACCGCTGGAGCGCCCTGATGATGACTGA
- a CDS encoding OsmC family protein, whose translation MKKTLKVTWLGEQRYLGVSESGHQLLIDNSPVKVGVSPMEALLGALATCTAYDVVEIMKKRRTPLSSYRIEVEGERAETDPKRYTTITVRHIASGEGITAEVLEKAAHLSHEKYCSVAASLNSEIKLETRVE comes from the coding sequence ATGAAAAAGACCCTGAAGGTCACCTGGCTCGGAGAGCAACGTTACCTGGGAGTCAGCGAAAGCGGCCACCAGCTGCTGATTGACAACAGCCCGGTCAAGGTTGGCGTCTCGCCGATGGAGGCCCTGCTGGGCGCCCTGGCCACCTGTACTGCCTACGACGTCGTGGAGATCATGAAAAAGCGGCGCACGCCCCTGAGCTCGTACCGCATTGAGGTGGAAGGGGAGCGCGCCGAGACCGACCCCAAGCGCTACACCACCATCACCGTGCGGCACATCGCCAGTGGCGAGGGCATCACGGCCGAGGTACTGGAAAAGGCCGCTCACCTGAGCCACGAGAAGTACTGTTCTGTTGCCGCCAGTCTGAACAGCGAGATTAAACTGGAAACGCGCGTGGAGTGA
- a CDS encoding S41 family peptidase, protein MNPKRLTIVAAALAGTAAVGYAQLGGYTTANLASTASGKSLLEVLNNLNQYYLFPVDQEKVLRGAIQGALGSLSDEFTYYTEPANNAIDAQNLSGEFGGIGVTLVAANPDGTGGKIDNVYRGGAASESGVQIGDVFVKIGDKEVLTSKLDEIVRLVRGKEGTTVDVTFSRDGKPYTVKMERRKVTIVSVEQTVLPGNVGYIALNTFYNEKVSEQFRAAVTDMKAKGITKLVLDLRDNGGGLLNSGVDAADQFMQSGPIVSLRDRSGRTTVSGTARAQASDYTGKLVVLVNKNSASASEIVAGALQDTKRATVVGEQTFGKGVAQIPLTTSDGGKVAIVNSAWLTPAGREIHKKGITPDVTVKDTRSTVPLNFSGAGATPGQKITLSVAGKPVTVTADKDGKFTYTGTVKRPVRSTAQGEAMVDLQGDAILKRAVDLLK, encoded by the coding sequence GTGAACCCTAAACGACTCACCATTGTTGCCGCCGCTCTGGCTGGCACGGCAGCGGTCGGTTACGCGCAGCTTGGCGGTTACACGACTGCCAACCTCGCCAGCACGGCCTCCGGTAAAAGTCTCCTTGAGGTCCTGAACAACCTCAATCAGTATTACCTGTTCCCGGTGGATCAGGAGAAGGTTCTGCGCGGCGCCATTCAGGGTGCGCTGGGCAGCCTGAGCGACGAGTTCACCTACTACACCGAGCCGGCTAACAACGCCATCGACGCTCAGAACCTCAGCGGCGAGTTCGGCGGCATTGGCGTAACGCTGGTCGCCGCCAACCCGGATGGAACCGGTGGCAAGATCGACAACGTCTACCGCGGCGGCGCGGCCTCCGAGTCTGGAGTGCAGATCGGCGACGTGTTCGTCAAGATCGGCGACAAGGAAGTGCTGACCAGCAAACTCGACGAGATCGTTCGTCTGGTACGCGGTAAGGAAGGCACCACCGTGGACGTGACCTTCTCGCGCGACGGCAAGCCCTACACGGTCAAGATGGAGCGCCGCAAGGTCACCATTGTCAGCGTCGAGCAGACCGTTCTGCCAGGCAACGTGGGCTATATCGCCCTGAACACCTTCTACAACGAGAAGGTTAGCGAGCAGTTCCGCGCGGCCGTTACCGACATGAAGGCCAAGGGCATCACCAAGCTGGTGCTGGACCTGCGCGACAATGGCGGCGGTCTGCTGAACTCCGGCGTGGACGCCGCTGACCAGTTCATGCAGAGCGGTCCGATTGTCAGCCTGCGTGACCGCAGCGGCAGAACCACGGTGTCCGGCACCGCGCGGGCCCAGGCCAGCGACTACACCGGAAAACTGGTGGTTCTGGTCAACAAGAACAGCGCCAGTGCGAGTGAAATCGTGGCCGGTGCGCTGCAGGACACCAAGCGCGCCACCGTGGTCGGGGAGCAGACCTTCGGCAAGGGTGTGGCCCAGATTCCGCTGACTACCAGTGACGGCGGCAAAGTGGCTATCGTCAACAGCGCGTGGCTGACTCCTGCAGGGCGCGAGATCCACAAGAAGGGCATCACGCCCGATGTGACCGTCAAGGACACCCGCTCGACGGTGCCCCTCAACTTCAGTGGTGCAGGCGCGACTCCGGGGCAGAAGATCACCCTTTCGGTCGCCGGGAAGCCCGTGACCGTCACGGCCGACAAGGACGGCAAGTTCACCTACACCGGTACAGTCAAGCGCCCGGTCAGGAGCACCGCCCAGGGTGAGGCTATGGTGGACCTTCAGGGCGACGCCATCCTGAAGCGTGCCGTCGATCTCCTGAAGTAG
- the ybeY gene encoding rRNA maturation RNase YbeY yields MIDLIVRKATPAGLRPVLRRSLEAAMRHFGVQEREVTVVLVGDRTIRTLKLEHWGEDAATDVLSFPTWEPGDPFVPPHLGDIVISLDTAARQAEVRGHSLVREVALLASHGLTHLVGHDHPHAEGLGFEEGATGPEWQVFHDAWEAARRALPPGA; encoded by the coding sequence ATGATTGACCTGATTGTCCGCAAGGCCACGCCAGCCGGGTTGCGCCCTGTCCTGCGCCGGAGCCTGGAGGCCGCCATGCGGCATTTTGGGGTCCAGGAGCGGGAGGTGACGGTCGTGCTGGTGGGAGACCGGACGATCCGTACGCTAAAGCTGGAGCACTGGGGCGAAGACGCGGCCACAGACGTCCTGAGCTTTCCCACCTGGGAACCGGGAGACCCGTTTGTACCGCCGCATCTGGGCGATATCGTGATCAGCCTGGACACGGCCGCCAGGCAGGCCGAAGTCCGTGGACACAGCCTGGTCCGGGAAGTCGCGCTGCTGGCCAGCCACGGGCTGACGCATCTGGTCGGACACGATCACCCACACGCCGAGGGTCTGGGCTTTGAGGAAGGGGCCACCGGGCCGGAATGGCAGGTGTTCCATGACGCCTGGGAAGCGGCGCGCCGGGCCTTGCCGCCCGGAGCCTGA
- a CDS encoding diacylglycerol kinase, with the protein MRSDGSALSLKRWWRSAGFAWDGVRHVYRTQANFRIELWAALLALACTWWLNAPAAPVILSCALVLGLELLNTAVEAVVDLASPAVHPLARVAKDAAAAAVLVASVGALGVGLVVLLPPLLGRLGG; encoded by the coding sequence ATGCGCTCGGACGGATCGGCCCTGAGCCTGAAACGCTGGTGGCGCTCGGCGGGTTTTGCCTGGGATGGGGTGCGCCACGTGTACCGGACCCAGGCGAATTTCCGGATCGAGCTGTGGGCCGCGCTGCTGGCGCTCGCCTGCACCTGGTGGCTGAACGCGCCAGCCGCGCCGGTGATTTTGAGCTGCGCCCTGGTCCTGGGCCTGGAACTACTCAACACTGCCGTGGAGGCTGTGGTGGATCTGGCCAGCCCGGCGGTGCACCCGCTGGCCAGGGTCGCGAAGGATGCGGCCGCCGCCGCAGTACTGGTGGCCAGCGTGGGAGCACTGGGGGTAGGTCTGGTTGTTCTGCTCCCGCCGCTGCTTGGCCGCCTGGGGGGCTAA
- a CDS encoding PhoH family protein translates to MTDPTESQTTSTPSPTATATVALENQREAFALLGAGDVNLRRMRELTRAKLIARGETMTITGEEPEVARAERMVRDALDVVRSGGELTPESLLRSARLSDEGRSLAQETQVTGLSLPRGLKPKTPGQKTYLEKVEKSDITFGVGPAGTGKTYLAVAMAVQALKAKKVKRIILTRPAVEAGEKLGFLPGDLQAKIDPYLRPLYDALQDMLDQEKFESYLTSGVIEIAPLAFMRGRTLNDAFVILDEAQNTTGEQMKMFLTRMGYSSKVVVTGDVTQIDLPRHITSGLAVAKRVLSSIEGIAWHEFTDVDVVRHPLVGRIIKAYEAAEDAEQDKRAARRGEFASIPEAEGDDVRPA, encoded by the coding sequence TTGACCGACCCGACCGAGTCCCAGACCACCTCTACCCCGTCCCCCACAGCAACCGCCACGGTCGCTCTGGAAAACCAGCGCGAGGCTTTCGCGCTGCTGGGCGCTGGCGACGTCAACCTGCGGCGCATGCGCGAACTGACGCGGGCCAAGCTGATTGCGCGCGGAGAAACCATGACCATTACCGGCGAGGAGCCAGAAGTGGCACGTGCCGAGCGCATGGTTCGCGACGCCCTGGACGTCGTGCGCAGCGGCGGCGAACTGACTCCTGAGAGCCTGCTGCGCAGCGCCCGCCTGAGTGATGAAGGGCGCAGTCTGGCCCAGGAAACGCAGGTGACCGGCCTGAGCCTGCCACGTGGTCTCAAGCCCAAAACTCCGGGGCAGAAAACCTATCTGGAAAAGGTCGAGAAAAGCGACATCACCTTCGGCGTGGGCCCAGCCGGTACCGGCAAAACATATCTGGCCGTCGCCATGGCGGTTCAGGCCCTGAAGGCCAAGAAGGTCAAGCGCATCATCCTGACCCGCCCGGCAGTCGAAGCCGGTGAGAAACTCGGCTTTTTGCCCGGTGACCTGCAGGCAAAGATCGACCCGTATTTGCGGCCCCTGTACGACGCGCTGCAGGACATGCTCGACCAGGAGAAGTTCGAGTCGTACCTGACCAGCGGGGTGATTGAGATCGCGCCGCTGGCCTTCATGCGCGGTCGGACCCTGAACGACGCCTTCGTGATTCTGGACGAAGCCCAGAACACCACCGGCGAGCAGATGAAGATGTTCCTGACCCGCATGGGCTACAGCAGCAAGGTCGTGGTGACCGGCGACGTCACCCAGATCGACCTGCCCCGGCACATCACCAGCGGTCTGGCGGTGGCCAAGCGCGTGCTGAGCAGCATCGAGGGCATCGCCTGGCACGAGTTCACCGATGTGGACGTGGTGCGTCACCCGCTGGTGGGCCGGATCATCAAGGCCTATGAAGCTGCGGAAGACGCTGAACAGGACAAGCGCGCCGCAAGGCGCGGCGAATTCGCCAGCATCCCCGAGGCGGAAGGAGACGACGTCAGGCCGGCCTGA
- a CDS encoding hybrid sensor histidine kinase/response regulator, which yields MTDQILSSPAGQAAGNRTASTWEGAPGPGETLRILHLEDSELDHELVVLNLDGDLPWTVDVTRVEDEAGFQNALETSQPHLILSDFALPSYDGLSAYRAAHARLPLIPFIMVTGAMGEEVAVDTLRQGVTDYILKQRLERLAPAVRRALNEVEARVSRERAEQAVRELNTDLKARLEEVERLRNIAERQSQRLEVQAKQLEEALNMQKTFLAETSHELRTPLTALHGYLRRAEREVGGSQTLLDAQRVAENMTRLVNDLLQLSRGELVQSIEMHFMNLGNVLRQVGRDFGVRAPEESPEIVGDPGRLTQVFMNLVTNAVRVSGSPDLVHMEVAHRPGEVEVRVVDRGPGVPDPIKPRIFDKFYRGKEAGSAGLGLTIAQQVVVAHGGSIDVVDTPGGGATFRVRLPTPEEEDE from the coding sequence ATGACTGACCAGATCCTTTCCTCACCTGCCGGTCAAGCGGCAGGCAACCGCACTGCCAGCACCTGGGAGGGCGCTCCCGGTCCCGGTGAGACCCTCCGCATCCTGCATCTGGAAGACAGCGAACTGGACCATGAACTGGTGGTCCTGAATCTGGACGGCGACCTGCCCTGGACGGTCGACGTCACCCGTGTAGAAGACGAGGCAGGCTTTCAGAACGCGCTGGAAACCTCGCAGCCCCACCTGATTCTCAGCGACTTTGCCCTGCCGAGCTATGACGGTCTCAGCGCCTACCGCGCGGCGCACGCCCGTCTGCCGCTGATTCCGTTCATCATGGTAACCGGCGCCATGGGCGAGGAGGTCGCGGTCGATACCCTGCGCCAGGGTGTCACGGATTACATCCTTAAGCAGCGCCTGGAGCGCCTGGCGCCGGCGGTCCGCCGCGCGCTGAACGAGGTCGAGGCCCGGGTCAGCCGCGAGCGCGCCGAGCAGGCGGTGCGGGAACTGAATACCGATCTGAAGGCACGTCTGGAGGAGGTCGAACGGCTGCGTAACATTGCCGAGCGTCAGAGCCAGCGACTGGAAGTGCAGGCCAAGCAGCTCGAAGAGGCGCTGAACATGCAGAAGACCTTCCTTGCAGAAACCAGTCACGAGCTTCGGACTCCACTGACGGCCCTGCACGGCTACCTGCGCCGTGCCGAGCGTGAGGTGGGGGGAAGCCAGACGCTGCTTGACGCCCAGAGGGTGGCCGAGAACATGACTCGTCTGGTCAACGACCTGTTGCAGCTTTCGCGTGGCGAGCTGGTCCAGAGCATCGAGATGCACTTCATGAATCTGGGCAACGTGCTTCGGCAGGTGGGGCGCGACTTTGGTGTGCGTGCGCCCGAGGAGAGCCCCGAGATCGTGGGAGACCCGGGCCGGCTGACCCAGGTGTTTATGAACCTGGTCACCAACGCGGTGCGGGTCAGCGGCTCTCCCGATCTGGTGCATATGGAGGTGGCGCACCGCCCAGGAGAGGTCGAGGTGCGCGTGGTGGACCGTGGACCGGGCGTTCCGGACCCGATCAAGCCGCGTATTTTCGATAAGTTCTACCGCGGTAAGGAAGCCGGGTCAGCAGGCCTGGGCCTGACCATCGCTCAGCAGGTCGTGGTTGCGCATGGCGGCAGCATCGACGTGGTGGACACTCCGGGCGGCGGTGCCACCTTCCGGGTTCGTTTGCCGACCCCTGAAGAGGAAGACGAGTAG
- the aroE gene encoding shikimate dehydrogenase — MDHSLAVTGTTLRAFLFADPAAHSLSPRMHNAAFGWAGIRGEYEARQVPAAGLRDAVAGLRQPGTLGANLSLPHKESALTLLDTLSDAARAIGAVNTIAHRNGRLIGDNTDAPGLMSALLDIQGGSTGVRTSDGSVVVLGAGGAARAAVYTGVVLLERDVYVVNRTHARAQELAQTWTAEDAESTVSAVTLSEVPWPEVRLVINASSAGLAAPDETPLPDFDFHQLPEEALVYDMVYKPAETRLMREARQAGLRAENGLGMLAHQARLAFEVWTGRDVPVGVFLDALAGAVS; from the coding sequence GTGGACCACAGCCTGGCAGTCACCGGCACGACCCTGCGGGCTTTCCTCTTTGCGGATCCGGCGGCCCATTCGCTGTCGCCACGTATGCACAACGCGGCGTTCGGGTGGGCTGGCATTCGGGGCGAATATGAAGCGAGACAGGTTCCGGCAGCGGGTCTTCGAGACGCAGTAGCGGGCCTGCGCCAGCCAGGTACCCTGGGTGCCAACCTGAGCCTGCCTCACAAGGAAAGTGCCCTGACGCTGCTGGACACACTGAGTGACGCGGCACGGGCCATCGGGGCTGTTAACACCATCGCCCACCGGAATGGCCGGCTGATAGGAGACAACACCGACGCCCCAGGCTTGATGAGTGCACTGCTTGACATCCAGGGGGGAAGCACGGGCGTCAGGACTTCAGACGGAAGTGTAGTTGTCCTCGGGGCAGGCGGCGCGGCCAGGGCGGCCGTCTATACCGGTGTAGTGCTGCTGGAGCGAGACGTCTACGTTGTGAACCGGACCCACGCCCGGGCCCAGGAACTGGCACAAACATGGACGGCGGAAGACGCGGAATCTACGGTATCGGCTGTCACCCTGAGCGAGGTGCCCTGGCCGGAAGTCCGGCTGGTCATCAATGCTTCGAGTGCAGGACTCGCCGCACCCGATGAAACGCCCCTGCCGGATTTCGATTTTCACCAGTTGCCTGAAGAAGCCCTGGTGTACGACATGGTGTACAAACCTGCCGAAACCCGGCTGATGCGCGAGGCGCGGCAGGCCGGTCTCCGCGCCGAGAACGGTCTGGGCATGCTGGCGCATCAGGCCCGGCTCGCCTTCGAGGTCTGGACCGGGCGCGACGTGCCGGTGGGGGTCTTTCTGGACGCCCTGGCCGGAGCAGTTTCGTGA
- a CDS encoding GNAT family N-acetyltransferase — MSKEAARSPDLSPVPAVTIRGRRPRDLPVLQRWLTDPQAEWRRWDAPYFHAVSTTTSLKAYVEHLARTPPDPHQRVIDVGGQCVGMVNRSEEEPAGGGWWDLGILLYDPALWGQGLGSRALAQWVQATFDETEAHVVTFTTWGGNERMIRAASRLGFREAGKVREARLVAGQRYDSVRLDMLRREWSPPEP, encoded by the coding sequence GTGAGCAAAGAGGCTGCCCGTTCCCCCGACCTCTCCCCGGTCCCGGCAGTCACCATCCGGGGACGACGACCGCGTGACCTGCCGGTCCTGCAACGCTGGCTGACGGATCCGCAGGCCGAGTGGCGGCGGTGGGACGCACCGTACTTCCATGCAGTGAGCACCACCACGTCGCTGAAAGCCTATGTGGAGCACCTGGCCCGGACACCGCCTGATCCCCACCAGCGGGTCATTGACGTGGGGGGACAATGCGTGGGCATGGTCAACCGCTCCGAGGAGGAACCGGCTGGCGGCGGCTGGTGGGACCTGGGCATTCTGCTGTACGACCCTGCGCTCTGGGGACAGGGGTTGGGCTCGCGCGCCCTGGCCCAGTGGGTGCAGGCCACCTTCGACGAAACAGAGGCCCACGTGGTGACCTTCACGACCTGGGGAGGCAACGAACGCATGATTCGCGCGGCGAGCCGGCTGGGTTTCCGGGAGGCCGGGAAGGTGCGCGAGGCGAGACTGGTCGCCGGGCAGCGGTACGACAGCGTGCGCCTGGACATGCTCCGGCGTGAATGGTCGCCGCCTGAGCCATGA
- a CDS encoding NADPH-dependent FMN reductase: MPKIAIIISSTREARFADKPTQWFASIAKTRTDLEFEIVDLRDFPLPFFNEVASNLYAPSQNEVAQRWQQKVAEFDGYVFVTAEYNHGPTGVLKNALDYSYPEWNKKPAAFVGYGSVGAARAIEQLRQIAVELQMAPIRTAVHIQGADFFAVWQQGKDLNELTYLEPGVQGMLEELAWWAKALKTARESTPETAPVSG; the protein is encoded by the coding sequence ATGCCCAAGATTGCGATCATTATCAGCAGCACCCGTGAGGCCCGCTTTGCCGACAAACCCACCCAGTGGTTTGCCAGCATCGCGAAAACGCGGACAGACCTGGAGTTCGAGATTGTGGACCTGCGTGACTTTCCACTCCCATTTTTCAACGAGGTCGCCTCGAACCTCTACGCACCGAGCCAGAACGAGGTGGCCCAGCGCTGGCAGCAGAAGGTCGCAGAGTTCGACGGCTATGTTTTCGTCACGGCTGAATACAACCACGGCCCGACCGGGGTGCTGAAAAATGCACTGGATTACTCGTATCCGGAATGGAACAAAAAGCCCGCCGCGTTCGTCGGGTACGGCTCGGTGGGCGCAGCCCGCGCGATCGAGCAGCTGCGGCAGATCGCCGTCGAACTGCAGATGGCGCCGATCCGCACCGCCGTACACATCCAGGGCGCTGACTTCTTTGCAGTGTGGCAGCAGGGCAAGGATCTGAACGAGCTGACCTACCTGGAGCCCGGCGTCCAGGGAATGCTGGAAGAACTGGCTTGGTGGGCCAAGGCCCTCAAAACCGCCCGGGAAAGTACCCCGGAGACTGCGCCTGTAAGCGGCTGA